The following are encoded together in the Lactuca sativa cultivar Salinas chromosome 1, Lsat_Salinas_v11, whole genome shotgun sequence genome:
- the LOC111910791 gene encoding putative disease resistance RPP13-like protein 1 has translation MAEIVVSAVITVLCEKLISGDLMKLARTEGIDSQLHKLEKTLPLMKAVLADANQKHITERAVQLWLNDLQDLAYDIDDIVDDLATEALRRSLNQEALAIIPSCCTTFTPGNIMYGPKMRSELDEITAKLRDLVDRKNDLGLNVSVERSNITERRLEQTSLVDESKIIGREGDKEALLKKLLGKEECDENVSIVSIVGMGGIGKTTLAKLLYNEEKVKDHFELRAWVCASEELDVFNISKAIFEAVGGDAKRLSNLDLLHVALKEKLLKKRFLLVLDDVWNEDYNKWELLQSPLLVGAPGSRVLVTTRSTKVASVMDSEEAFDLEVLSNDDALSLFAKHALGEKNFDKHPTLKLLGEGIVKKCGRLPLALKTLGWVLKGNRNADEWEKLLNTEIWNINDGSEILPALRLSYYHLPSHLKLLFAYCSLFPKDYEFQKNDLILLWMAEGFLSQSDDNNQWRAWVVSILKSSSYGRFFNNQRMIN, from the coding sequence ATGGCTGAAATTGTTGTTAGCGCCGTCATCACCGTACTGTGTGAGAAGCTGATCTCTGGTGACCTGATGAAGCTCGCTCGAACTGAAGGAATCGATTCTCAGCTGCACAAATTGGAGAAAACATTGCCCCTGATGAAAGCTGTGCTTGCTGATGCAAACCAGAAGCATATAACAGAGAGAGCTGTTCAATTGTGGCTGAATGATCTCCAGGATTTGGCTTACGACATTGACGATATAGTAGATGATTTGGCCACAGAAGCTCTGCGACGCAGTTTGAATCAAGAGGCTCTTGCCATCATCCCAAGTTGTTGTACTACGTTCACTCCTGGCAACATTATGTATGGTCCGAAGATGAGGTCTGAGCTAGATGAGATCACTGCAAAATTGCGTGATCTTGTTGACCGGAAAAATGATCTGGGTTTGAATGTGAGTGTTGAAAGGTCAAATATAACAGAGAGACGTTTGGAGCAAACATCACTAGTTGATGAGTCTAAAATCATTGGTCGGGAAGGGGATAAAGAAGCATTGCTGAAGAAGTTGTTGGGAAAGGAAGAATGTGATGAAAATGTGAGCATAGTGTCGATAGTTGGTATGGGTGGAATAGGCAAAACCACTCTTGCCAAACTTTTATACAACGAAGAGAAAGTGAAGGATCACTTTGAACTCAGGGCATGGGTTTGTGCTTCTGAAGAGTTGGATGTATTTAACATCAGCAAGGCTATTTTTGAAGCTGTAGGTGGGGATGCCAAAAGGTTGTCTAATCTTGATTTGCTTCATGTGGCCCTCAAAGAAAAACTTTTAAAGAAGAGGTTCCTACTTGTTCTAGATGATGTCTGGAACGAAGATTACAATAAGTGGGAACTCCTCCAGAGCCCTCTCCTTGTCGGGGCACCTGGAAGCAGAGTTCTTGTCACAACCAGGAGCACCAAGGTTGCATCGGTGATGGACTCAGAAGAAGCTTTTGATCTGGAGGTTTTGTCAAATGACGATGCTCTATCATTATTTGCTAAACACGCGTTAGGTGAGAAAAACTTTGACAAACATCCGACACTTAAGTTGCTGGGGGAAGGTATAGTGAAGAAATGTGGTAGACTGCCTTTGGCTTTGAAAACACTTGGGTGGGTCTTGAAGGGAAATAGGAATGCTGATGAATGGGAGAAGTTGTTGAACACTGAGATATGGAATATAAATGATGGAAGTGAGATTCTTCCAGCTCTAAGACTAAGCTATTATCATCTCCCTTCACATTTGAAGTTATTGTTTGCATATTGCTCCTTATTTCCCAAGGACTATGAGTTTCAGAAGAATGATTTAATCCTACTGTGGATGGCAGAAGGATTTTTGTCCCAATCAGATGACAACAATCAATGGAGAGCTTGGGTAGTCAGTATTTTGAAGAGCTCAAGTTACGGTCGTTTTTTCAACAATCAACGCATGATCAATTAG
- the LOC111910783 gene encoding protein NDL3-like gives MGLFYISVCFLTSYVENVWWVIRLKLQKVKWVSIQVNIGNVDELVANKVITQHIEEHLVKTSSGYVSVAIYGDQEKPVLITYPDLALNDMSCFQGLFLCPEAFSLLIHKLCIYHIIPPDHELGAAAMSYNDPLLAVDDLADQVAEVLEYFGKSHIVIEKNHM, from the exons ATGGGATTATTCTATATTAGCGTGTGCTTTCTTACTTCATATGTAGAGAATGTTTGGTGGGTAATTCGTTTGAAATTACAGAAGGTTAAGTGG GTTTCTATCCAAGTGAACATCGGAAATGTCGATGAACTCGTTGCTAATAAAGTCATCACACAG CATATTGAG GAACACCTTGTAAAAACTTCCAGTGGATATGTTTCTGTTGCCATATATGGAGATCAAGAGAAGCCAGTTCTTATTACATATCCTGATTTAGCTTTAAATG ATATGTCATGTTTCCAAGGTCTTTTCTTATGCCCTGAAGCATTTTCTTTACTAATTCATAAATTATGCATTTACCACATTATCCCTCCCGACCATGAG TTGGGAGCTGCAGCAATGTCATATAATGATCCATTGTTAGCTGTTGATGACTTAGCTGATCAGGTTGCTGAGGTTCTTGAATATTTTGG CAAATCTCATATCGTTATAGAAAAAAATCACATGTAG